In one window of Ptiloglossa arizonensis isolate GNS036 chromosome 5, iyPtiAriz1_principal, whole genome shotgun sequence DNA:
- the Coro gene encoding protein coronin, whose protein sequence is MSFRVVRSSKFRHVYGTPLKREQCYDNIRVSKSSWDSTFCAVNPKFLAIIVESAGGGAFIVLPHNKVGRIPADYPLVGGHKGPVLDIAWCPHNDNVIASGSEDCVVKVWQIPDGGISRTLTESVVDLQLHQRRVGLVLWHPSALNVLLTAGSDNLVLIWNVGTGEAIVRIDCHPDMIYSACWNWDGSRLVTTCKDKKIRILDPRSGEILQEAIAHEGSKATRAIFLRGGLIFTTGFSKMSERQYSLRAPDILGAPIVMVELDTSNGVMFPLYDPDTNLVYLCGKGDSVIRYFEITPEPPFVHYINTFQTPDPQRGIGMMPKRGCDVNSCEIARFYRLNNSGFCQVISMTVPRKSELFQEDLYPDTPGDTAAISAEEWANDTDADPVLISLRDGYQPSVAKNELKVHKKSNILSKGAKVASNSAQNATQTSAGITEEMLKEFTEEIRKLKAVIVKHEGRIRVLESAVALQMKEDERKEKSSSPADREVLASDEV, encoded by the exons ATGTCTTTCCGTGTTGTGCGCAGCAGCAAGTTCCGCCACGTGTACGGAACGCCTTTGAAACGCGAACAATGTTACGACAATATAAGGGTATCTAAATCCTCATGGGACTCAACCTTCTGTGCTGTAAATCCAAAGTTCCTTGCCATCATCGTGGAATCTGCGGGCGGTGGTGCTTTCATAGTCTTGCCGCACAACAAA GTAGGACGAATACCGGCAGATTATCCTTTAGTTGGTGGACACAAAGGTCCTGTATTAGATATTGCATGGTGTCCTCATAATGACAATGTCATAGCTTCTGGTTCGGAAGATTGCGTAGTTAAAGTATGGCAAATACCCGATGGTGGTATTTCCAGGACATTAACAGAATCAGTGGTAGATCTTCAACTGCATCAACGCAGAGTTGGTCTTGTCCTATGGCATCCATCTGCTCTAAATGTATTGCTCACAGCTGGATCAGACAATCTTGTTTTAATCTGGAACGTTGGTACTGGAGAAGCCATAGTAAGAATAGATTGTCACCCAGACATGATTTACTCTGCTTGTTGGAATTGGGATGGATCTCGATTAGTCACTACATGTAAGGATAAAAAAATTCGTATCTTGGATCCAAGATCAGGAGAAATACTACAAGAAGCTATTGCACACGAAGGTAGTAAAGCTACACGTGCAATCTTTCtcag GGGAGGCTTGATCTTTACCACAGGTTTCAGCAAAATGTCTGAGAGACAGTATTCGCTGCGTGCCCCTGATATTTTAGGGGCACCTATTGTTATGGTAGAATTGGATACGAGTAACGGAGTTATGTTTCCTCTATATGATCCCGATACAAATCTAGTATATTTATGCGGGAAGGGTGATTCTGTGATTCGATACTTCGAAATTACCCCTGAACCTCCTTTTGTTCACTATATCAATACGTTTCAAACTCCTGATCCTCAACGAGGTATAGGAATGATGCCAAAACGAGGCTGTGATGTTAATAGCTGTGAAATAGCTAGATTTTACCGGCTCAACAATTCAGGCTTTTGCCAGGTTATTTCTATGACAGTACCAAGAAAG tCTGAACTCTTCCAAGAAGATTTATATCCAGATACTCCTGGTGATACTGCTGCAATTTCCGCGGAAGAATGGGCAAATGATACCGATGCAGATCCCGTGCTGATATCTTTACGAGACGGTTATCAGCCTTCAGTAGCCAAAAATGAACTTAAAGTGCATAAAAAGTCAAATATTCTCAGTAAAGGAGCAAAAGTTGCTTCTAATTCTGCACAAAATGCTACACAAACATCAGCAGGCATTACA GAGGAGATGCTGAAAGAATTTACCGaggaaataagaaaattaaaagcgGTGATCGTCAAACACGAGGGAAGGATACGGGTGCTCGAGTCTGCTGTTGCTCTTCAAATGAAAGaagacgaacgaaaagaaaaatcgtcTTCGCCAGCTGATAGAGAGGTGCTTGCATCCGACGAGGTGTAA